Proteins from a genomic interval of Nautilia sp. PV-1:
- the hypA gene encoding hydrogenase/urease nickel incorporation protein HypA, whose translation MHEYSIVDSLLQLAEENAKKHNAKFVTKLEIKIGILSGVEPDLLKTAFETFKEGTMCENAEFVMHIQPVVVECKECGEKSELKKDEYLCPKCNSPQIKIIDGEDMYLMSMELEMDEDS comes from the coding sequence ATGCATGAATATTCAATCGTAGACTCTTTGCTCCAATTAGCGGAAGAAAACGCAAAAAAACACAATGCGAAATTCGTAACTAAATTAGAAATAAAAATAGGTATATTAAGCGGCGTAGAGCCTGATTTATTGAAAACAGCTTTTGAAACGTTTAAAGAAGGCACAATGTGTGAAAACGCCGAATTTGTTATGCACATTCAGCCGGTTGTAGTTGAATGTAAAGAATGCGGAGAAAAAAGCGAATTGAAAAAAGACGAATATCTCTGTCCTAAATGCAATTCTCCCCAGATTAAAATAATAGACGGCGAAGACATGTATCTTATGAGTATGGAACTCGAAATGGATGAAGACTCCTAG
- a CDS encoding DJ-1 family glyoxalase III produces MAVNVCVPLANGFEEIEAMSLIDVMRRGGLNVIVAGVGGDVIYGAHNVRVIPDTKIELVNADELDLVVLPGGLPGAINLAEDEATQNLLKEMDKKGKYVGAICAAPYALEKAGVLKDNYTAYPGWEGNIRKEGYVSDAKVVEDKNVLTSKGPGTAICFGLEIVRKFAGEEIYQQLKAGLLADFC; encoded by the coding sequence ATGGCTGTAAACGTATGTGTTCCTTTGGCAAACGGATTTGAAGAAATTGAAGCGATGAGTTTAATAGACGTAATGAGAAGAGGCGGATTAAATGTAATAGTTGCCGGAGTAGGCGGTGACGTTATTTACGGTGCTCACAATGTAAGGGTTATTCCGGACACTAAGATTGAACTCGTAAATGCGGATGAATTGGACCTTGTTGTATTGCCTGGGGGGCTTCCGGGGGCCATTAATCTTGCAGAAGATGAAGCCACACAAAATCTTCTTAAAGAAATGGATAAAAAAGGCAAATATGTCGGTGCCATATGCGCAGCTCCTTATGCATTGGAAAAAGCAGGAGTGTTAAAAGATAACTATACCGCATATCCGGGATGGGAAGGCAATATTAGAAAAGAAGGTTATGTAAGTGACGCTAAAGTTGTAGAGGATAAAAATGTGCTTACTTCTAAAGGGCCTGGGACTGCAATATGTTTCGGACTTGAAATTGTCAGAAAATTTGCAGGTGAAGAAATTTATCAGCAGTTAAAAGCCGGACTTTTAGCAGATTTTTGTTAA
- a CDS encoding methyl-accepting chemotaxis protein produces MKDFFKSALFFKLIIIPIILLSVSIIGSIIYLEKFGKELVQKKGAEYTKSVLSSYIKFSKDSIEKGQRKTFQEVVNAVKTIDGVEDVYAYSCDGFLKYKNNQVSVGLPFLKQNGKLINLNVPLYKKTKGLWLRDDWFYKDLINSKVSKKCVDKYGKNSCARCHVMLPKGLHFKNDVAMVKHKNLMTAYYKIPVENFCIKCHTHWHVNQPSGYLGIKVNLKGEQAKIEAIINKLKLIFLFLSLVGMVIFIYYIYVVGKLRTSLIVLKDITADLAKGEGDLTKRVKVATSDETKDIADNLNEFIEKIQLIVNNLKNTISVSNSTSKDIENSVKIIEDTIEEQSKLIEKNKINTNVINDSIKVTNDTIYAVVNDISKTQETLDKTLKSLQKVISKIEEETSQEQELSNKATQLVQHSSQIKDILNIIKEIADQTNLLALNAAIEAARAGEHGRGFSVVADEVRKLAEKTQKSLGEIDSVVNEIVSGIEEIEQEIQHNASEANEILEIATMLTEETNLTKNNLDKTIENVENAAEQSAKTTENIDMLLKSSEDLYVQAKRSREVGENLKNVSNTLKNILNTLKDETNKFKS; encoded by the coding sequence ATGAAAGATTTTTTTAAGTCCGCGCTTTTTTTTAAATTAATAATTATTCCTATTATTCTGCTCAGTGTATCCATTATAGGTTCAATTATTTATTTGGAAAAATTCGGAAAAGAGCTTGTGCAGAAAAAAGGAGCGGAATATACAAAAAGCGTTTTGTCCTCTTATATAAAATTTTCAAAAGACTCTATAGAAAAAGGACAGAGAAAAACGTTTCAGGAAGTTGTTAATGCCGTAAAAACAATTGACGGAGTGGAAGACGTTTACGCGTATTCATGCGACGGGTTTTTAAAGTATAAAAACAATCAGGTGTCTGTTGGGCTTCCTTTTTTAAAACAAAACGGGAAATTAATCAATCTTAACGTTCCTTTGTATAAAAAAACAAAAGGATTATGGTTAAGGGACGACTGGTTTTATAAAGATCTGATAAATTCCAAAGTGTCAAAAAAATGTGTTGATAAATACGGTAAAAACAGCTGTGCGAGATGTCATGTCATGCTTCCTAAAGGGCTTCATTTTAAAAATGATGTAGCAATGGTTAAACATAAAAATTTAATGACCGCTTATTATAAAATACCGGTTGAAAACTTTTGTATAAAATGCCATACACACTGGCATGTTAATCAGCCTTCCGGGTATTTGGGCATAAAAGTGAATTTAAAAGGGGAACAGGCTAAAATAGAAGCCATAATAAATAAACTTAAACTGATATTCTTGTTTTTATCTTTAGTCGGAATGGTGATATTTATTTATTATATTTATGTTGTAGGAAAACTCAGAACCAGTCTGATAGTATTGAAAGACATAACAGCGGATCTTGCTAAAGGCGAAGGTGATTTAACTAAAAGAGTTAAAGTCGCAACCAGCGATGAAACTAAAGATATTGCTGACAACCTTAATGAGTTTATTGAAAAAATCCAGCTTATTGTAAATAATCTTAAAAATACAATCAGTGTTTCGAATTCAACTTCCAAAGATATTGAAAACTCGGTAAAAATAATTGAGGACACTATAGAAGAGCAGTCAAAACTTATTGAAAAAAACAAAATAAACACCAATGTGATAAACGACAGTATTAAAGTTACCAATGACACTATTTATGCAGTCGTGAACGATATTTCCAAAACTCAGGAAACTTTGGACAAAACGTTAAAGTCACTGCAAAAAGTTATATCTAAAATAGAAGAGGAAACATCACAGGAGCAGGAACTTTCAAATAAAGCCACTCAGCTGGTTCAGCATAGCTCTCAAATAAAAGATATATTAAATATCATTAAAGAAATAGCCGATCAGACTAATTTGCTTGCCTTAAATGCTGCAATAGAAGCTGCAAGAGCGGGAGAGCATGGAAGAGGTTTTTCTGTAGTTGCGGATGAGGTGAGAAAACTTGCAGAAAAAACTCAGAAAAGTTTAGGAGAAATAGATTCTGTTGTTAATGAAATTGTAAGCGGCATAGAAGAAATAGAACAGGAAATCCAGCATAATGCCAGTGAAGCAAATGAGATTCTTGAAATTGCCACAATGCTTACAGAAGAAACTAATCTTACAAAAAACAATCTCGATAAAACTATAGAAAATGTTGAAAACGCCGCCGAACAGAGTGCAAAAACAACTGAGAATATCGATATGCTTCTTAAATCGTCCGAAGATTTGTATGTGCAGGCAAAAAGAAGCAGGGAAGTTGGGGAAAATTTAAAAAACGTTTCAAATACTCTAAAAAATATTTTGAATACGTTAAAAGACGAAACGAATAAATTTAAGTCTTAA